The following proteins come from a genomic window of Solwaraspora sp. WMMA2065:
- a CDS encoding AfsR/SARP family transcriptional regulator yields MLAATAHVITERRVAIQERYFETALVLRRHGHVVADLYRSVGEYPMSERLHYLLMLALYRGGRTAESLMVYNLLRTNLVDGLGLEPNLLVQRLHRAILDRREWLDDPSYLHAS; encoded by the coding sequence GTGCTTGCCGCGACCGCGCACGTGATCACTGAGCGGCGGGTCGCCATCCAGGAACGCTACTTCGAGACCGCGCTCGTCCTGCGCCGGCACGGACACGTCGTCGCTGATCTCTACCGGTCAGTTGGTGAGTACCCGATGTCCGAACGGCTGCATTACCTGCTCATGCTCGCCCTGTACCGAGGTGGCCGGACCGCCGAGTCGCTGATGGTCTACAACCTGCTGCGGACCAACCTCGTCGACGGTCTTGGCCTGGAACCGAACCTGCTGGTGCAGCGGCTGCACCGGGCGATCCTGGACCGTCGGGAATGGCTCGACGACCCGTCGTACCTGCACGCGTCCTGA
- a CDS encoding helix-turn-helix domain-containing protein, translating into MSVSGAKSRSVRNLSCRAYLAVRSGRTVSTDHLIDAIWAGDPPRTALTALHVYVCRLRQRLKAAGSASDDLATRPPGYLLNLNRYAFDLRTFDELTIRAQQAESIGDLPGSAALLGEALALWQGPPLRSPTCGTCRCLPRPRT; encoded by the coding sequence ATGTCGGTCAGCGGCGCGAAGAGCCGCTCGGTCCGCAACTTGAGCTGCCGCGCGTACCTGGCGGTACGCTCAGGCCGGACCGTCTCCACCGACCATCTGATCGATGCCATCTGGGCCGGCGACCCACCACGCACCGCGCTCACCGCGCTGCACGTCTATGTCTGCCGGTTGCGTCAGCGTCTCAAGGCGGCCGGGTCGGCGTCCGACGATCTCGCCACCCGCCCACCCGGCTACCTGCTCAACCTGAACCGGTACGCCTTCGACCTGCGGACGTTCGACGAGCTGACCATCCGCGCCCAGCAGGCGGAGTCGATCGGCGACCTGCCCGGCAGCGCCGCCCTGCTCGGCGAGGCGCTCGCCCTGTGGCAGGGCCCACCCCTCAGATCGCCGACCTGCGGGACCTGCCGGTGCTTGCCGCGACCGCGCACGTGA
- a CDS encoding chorismate-binding protein, giving the protein MTTARSDAACADALALLAGYRPDMPFYSASQPGSGMWHLSTLVTGRVPDQAISSLTLGAALHPTPAMCGTPTRDARAAIAEYETFDRGFYTGVMGWENAAGDGEWVVALRCAVTRDHTARLYAGAGIVAGSDPAAELAESTARFRTVARWRLRCRQPVAVPLVRVARQPDPPALTNGRSLGRVDRVTGDVAMGEPDRFGVPAGGCGAGNHGAGCRTAGRDRDQPGEQLTTVGGDHRGPDR; this is encoded by the coding sequence ATGACCACCGCACGGTCCGACGCGGCGTGCGCCGACGCCCTCGCTCTGCTCGCCGGGTACCGCCCGGACATGCCGTTCTACTCCGCCTCGCAGCCCGGATCCGGCATGTGGCATTTGTCCACTCTGGTCACTGGCCGGGTTCCCGACCAGGCGATCAGTTCGCTGACGCTCGGCGCGGCGTTGCACCCGACACCGGCGATGTGTGGCACCCCGACCAGGGACGCCCGCGCCGCCATCGCGGAGTACGAGACCTTCGACCGTGGCTTCTACACTGGTGTGATGGGTTGGGAGAACGCCGCCGGCGACGGCGAGTGGGTCGTCGCCCTGCGCTGCGCCGTCACCCGGGACCACACAGCCCGCCTGTACGCGGGTGCCGGCATCGTCGCCGGCAGCGATCCCGCAGCCGAGCTGGCCGAGTCCACGGCCAGGTTCCGTACGGTTGCCCGCTGGCGGCTTCGTTGCCGGCAGCCAGTGGCGGTCCCGCTGGTACGGGTAGCTCGGCAGCCGGATCCGCCGGCCCTGACCAACGGCCGGAGCCTCGGGCGAGTCGATCGGGTCACCGGAGACGTGGCGATGGGCGAGCCGGACCGGTTCGGCGTACCCGCCGGTGGGTGCGGTGCCGGGAACCACGGTGCCGGCTGCCGGACTGCGGGCCGCGACCGCGACCAACCCGGCGAGCAGCTCACCACGGTCGGCGGCGACCACCGCGGCCCGGACCGGTAG
- a CDS encoding 2,3-dihydro-2,3-dihydroxybenzoate dehydrogenase codes for MTPDGIAGRTALVTGAAQGIGAAVATALASRGAIVALTDSDGEAAHRLAVTLDGSRAYRLDVTDCAAVERVFTAAEADLGPVDICVPVAGILRPAYLLETTDTDWRATFDVNTTGVFHVLRCAGRRMADRGRGSIVTVSSNAAGIPRLGMAAYAAAKAATTLLTKCLGLELADRGLRCNVVAPGSTDTAMQRALWTGPDDATGVIAGSLATYRTGIPLGRLVEPADIANAVVFLASDQARHITMHDLYVDGGATLRA; via the coding sequence ATGACACCCGACGGCATCGCCGGCCGGACCGCTCTGGTCACCGGAGCGGCGCAGGGCATCGGCGCAGCCGTGGCCACTGCCCTGGCCTCGCGGGGCGCGATCGTTGCGCTGACCGATTCGGACGGTGAAGCGGCGCACCGACTTGCTGTGACGCTGGACGGCTCACGCGCGTACCGGCTCGACGTCACCGACTGCGCCGCCGTAGAACGTGTCTTCACGGCCGCCGAGGCGGACCTCGGTCCGGTGGACATCTGTGTCCCGGTCGCCGGGATCCTGCGGCCCGCCTACCTCCTGGAGACCACCGACACCGACTGGCGGGCCACATTCGACGTCAACACCACCGGGGTCTTCCACGTGCTGCGCTGCGCCGGGCGGCGGATGGCCGACCGCGGCCGGGGCAGCATCGTCACCGTCAGTTCGAACGCGGCCGGGATACCCCGCCTCGGGATGGCCGCCTACGCTGCGGCCAAGGCCGCCACGACGTTGCTGACCAAGTGCCTCGGCCTCGAACTCGCCGACCGTGGTTTGCGGTGCAACGTGGTCGCGCCGGGCTCCACCGACACGGCGATGCAACGTGCGCTGTGGACAGGCCCGGACGACGCCACCGGGGTGATCGCGGGCTCCCTGGCGACCTACCGGACCGGCATTCCGCTGGGCCGTCTCGTCGAACCCGCCGACATCGCCAACGCGGTCGTCTTCCTCGCCTCCGATCAGGCTCGGCACATCACGATGCACGACCTGTACGTCGACGGCGGCGCAACCCTGCGCGCCTGA
- a CDS encoding class I SAM-dependent methyltransferase, producing MADYLDFVGDPGRDDVEGWLYPTDAHLMSVVNDLQVDRGFRGDVLEIGAYKGKSAILLGFFPEAGESLTVCDIFDSGAPVSDGNARENTAFYPGLLQTDFEKNYLRFHDRLPRVHVGPSEELGEIVAPGSCRLVHIDGGHTYEVARADMETARRALGPAGIVVVDDWSSAHIPGVAMALWERYLTGELIPLAFTKGKFYATWDPAGLTAGEVADAVATRPGIEASGTVRLGRYAAAGVTMTPGDWQRYNAGLRAVYSKLYADGGASAPQRVGF from the coding sequence ATGGCCGACTATCTCGACTTTGTTGGCGACCCCGGTCGGGATGACGTGGAGGGATGGCTGTATCCCACGGATGCCCATCTGATGAGCGTCGTCAACGACCTGCAAGTCGACCGCGGGTTCCGTGGCGACGTTCTGGAAATCGGTGCCTACAAAGGAAAGAGCGCGATCCTCCTGGGGTTCTTCCCCGAGGCTGGCGAATCGCTTACAGTCTGCGACATCTTCGACTCCGGAGCCCCGGTGAGTGACGGGAACGCGCGGGAAAACACGGCGTTCTATCCCGGTCTGCTCCAGACAGACTTCGAGAAGAACTACCTGCGGTTCCACGATCGTCTGCCGCGCGTGCACGTTGGGCCGTCCGAAGAGCTCGGCGAGATCGTAGCGCCGGGTTCGTGCCGGCTCGTGCACATCGACGGCGGGCACACCTACGAGGTCGCCCGCGCCGACATGGAGACTGCCCGCCGGGCCCTCGGTCCCGCCGGAATCGTCGTGGTCGACGACTGGTCGAGCGCCCACATCCCAGGCGTGGCAATGGCCTTGTGGGAGCGGTATCTGACCGGTGAGTTGATTCCGTTGGCCTTCACCAAGGGCAAGTTCTACGCCACCTGGGATCCGGCTGGTCTGACCGCCGGGGAGGTGGCGGATGCGGTGGCCACCCGCCCGGGCATCGAGGCCAGCGGCACCGTCCGACTCGGCCGGTACGCCGCTGCCGGCGTCACCATGACACCGGGCGACTGGCAGCGGTACAACGCCGGTCTACGGGCGGTCTACTCCAAGCTCTACGCCGACGGCGGAGCGTCCGCACCCCAGAGGGTGGGGTTCTGA
- a CDS encoding glycosyltransferase, with product MRVAVTTHPNPSHLVGALSVARVARRAGYEVAVVSGPGVSDLIEAAGFHTLTVPSMRTIDELLSARAAVVAGVQAPTPAVPRPAGAGMPLAPAHPFVTPYTGRQATEIIELLGQWRPTCVLRECTELGGYLAAESLALPYATVDIAPLSPCARPGALDELNRLRAEVDLPATEDPWHPVRPFRVGLVPAAFYPAELRWPGASYYRPSVADEQEEQVAAVDVCLPDGEGPVVLMSLGMNAPRFDPRAVDLINAAVEALGQLPVRAVVAIGSDQDPAGWDGARAANVRLESFVPQRQLLPLCDLFITHGGFNGVREAIDSGVPMVTLPLFGDHPASAARLAQLGLALEVDADTVTTAALRAAVATVLSDPGYRTRTTDLRRWMRALPPLDRLAGDLLSHVAAAAR from the coding sequence ATGCGCGTGGCCGTCACCACCCACCCGAATCCCAGCCACCTGGTCGGTGCCCTGTCGGTGGCCCGCGTCGCCCGGCGCGCCGGTTACGAGGTGGCCGTCGTGTCGGGCCCCGGGGTCAGCGATCTGATCGAGGCGGCGGGGTTCCACACGCTGACCGTGCCGAGCATGCGGACGATAGACGAACTGCTCAGCGCCCGGGCCGCCGTCGTTGCCGGTGTACAGGCCCCGACACCGGCGGTCCCGCGTCCGGCCGGGGCCGGGATGCCGCTGGCACCCGCCCATCCCTTCGTCACCCCGTACACCGGTCGGCAGGCGACCGAGATCATCGAACTGCTCGGGCAGTGGCGACCCACCTGCGTCCTACGGGAGTGCACCGAACTGGGCGGCTACCTGGCGGCCGAATCCCTGGCATTGCCATATGCCACAGTGGATATAGCGCCGCTTTCGCCGTGCGCCCGGCCCGGCGCCCTCGATGAGCTCAATCGGCTGCGCGCCGAGGTCGATCTGCCGGCGACCGAGGATCCCTGGCACCCGGTACGACCGTTCCGGGTGGGACTGGTCCCGGCCGCCTTCTACCCGGCCGAGTTGCGCTGGCCCGGCGCCTCCTACTACCGCCCGTCCGTGGCGGACGAGCAGGAGGAACAGGTTGCCGCCGTCGACGTCTGCCTGCCCGACGGCGAGGGGCCCGTCGTATTGATGAGCCTGGGGATGAACGCGCCACGCTTCGACCCGCGGGCCGTCGACCTCATCAACGCCGCCGTCGAGGCGCTGGGGCAGCTCCCGGTGCGAGCCGTGGTGGCGATCGGATCGGATCAGGATCCAGCCGGGTGGGACGGAGCACGGGCTGCCAACGTACGGCTGGAGTCGTTCGTCCCGCAGCGCCAACTCCTGCCTCTGTGTGATCTCTTCATCACCCATGGAGGGTTCAATGGTGTCCGGGAGGCCATCGACTCCGGCGTACCGATGGTGACCCTGCCGTTGTTCGGCGACCACCCGGCCAGTGCAGCGCGCCTGGCTCAGCTCGGGCTGGCCCTGGAGGTGGACGCCGACACCGTCACCACGGCGGCGCTACGCGCGGCCGTGGCCACCGTCCTGAGCGACCCCGGCTACCGGACCCGCACCACAGACCTGCGTCGGTGGATGCGGGCCCTGCCGCCGCTGGACCGTCTGGCCGGCGACCTGCTTTCGCATGTCGCGGCTGCGGCCCGGTGA
- a CDS encoding NAD-dependent epimerase/dehydratase family protein, translating to MKVGVTGACGFIGTYVCEELAQRGHEPVAFDRHRRVTAPPWEVMLGDVRDATAMLELAAHCDAVIHLAAVLGTQETIGNPRPAAEINIFGGLNFLEAITQYDLPGIYICVGNHTMNNSYSITKTTIERFVRMYGVERATRVSSVRVVNAYGPRQLTAAPFGSSKVRKITPAVVCRALSGMPVELYGGGHQVSDMVWVGDVARALVSALETVAAGHVVDVVEVGPVRSATIRQLAEIAIGLAADRGFSRVPIVDLPMRPGEDPQVPVRADAQTLRSIGIDPGSLRELSDGLAETVDWFIKTEGEHWTAPNGLRRAG from the coding sequence ATGAAGGTCGGAGTGACCGGAGCCTGTGGGTTCATCGGCACCTACGTCTGCGAGGAGCTGGCACAGCGGGGCCATGAACCCGTGGCCTTCGACCGCCACCGCCGAGTGACGGCTCCGCCCTGGGAGGTGATGCTCGGCGACGTCCGGGACGCAACCGCGATGCTCGAACTGGCGGCCCACTGCGACGCCGTCATCCACCTGGCCGCCGTTCTCGGCACACAGGAGACGATCGGCAACCCGCGCCCCGCGGCTGAGATCAACATATTCGGGGGACTGAACTTTCTCGAGGCGATCACCCAGTACGACCTGCCCGGCATCTACATCTGTGTGGGCAACCACACCATGAACAACTCGTATTCGATCACCAAGACGACCATTGAACGGTTCGTCCGGATGTACGGCGTGGAACGCGCTACCCGGGTCAGCAGCGTACGGGTAGTCAACGCATACGGGCCGCGTCAGCTCACGGCCGCGCCGTTCGGGTCGAGCAAGGTCCGGAAGATCACCCCGGCCGTCGTGTGCCGGGCACTGTCCGGCATGCCTGTCGAGTTGTACGGCGGTGGGCACCAGGTGTCGGACATGGTGTGGGTCGGCGACGTCGCCCGTGCCCTGGTCTCCGCTCTGGAGACGGTGGCGGCCGGACATGTCGTCGACGTGGTCGAAGTGGGTCCGGTCCGGTCGGCCACCATCCGCCAGTTGGCCGAGATCGCGATCGGCCTGGCCGCCGACCGCGGCTTCAGCCGGGTTCCCATCGTCGACCTGCCGATGCGACCGGGCGAGGACCCGCAGGTGCCGGTCAGAGCGGACGCACAGACGCTGCGCAGCATCGGCATCGATCCCGGCTCCCTGCGGGAGTTGTCCGACGGCCTGGCCGAGACGGTCGACTGGTTCATCAAGACCGAGGGCGAGCACTGGACCGCACCGAACGGTCTCCGCCGCGCCGGCTGA
- a CDS encoding TylF/MycF/NovP-related O-methyltransferase, whose protein sequence is MTDLPPTGAHHDGPVQLYLDLLKRCVTNVIYQDPPISPPWVPQTPFDLEARVDGLDCPSQAHTMVGFARLDNLRELTERVLRDGVPGDFLEAGVGRGGAMIFLRGVLKAYGVADRRVWLADSFQGFPEPPAEARYQLRDVYPELAGEADEGRRQAAEAMKALFLRGGSADDVRENFRRYDLLDEQVRLLPGWLADTLPTAAVQRLAILRVDNDLYDSTYLTLEHLYPRVSPGGYVVVDDYHFLDECRQAVHDYLKATGEPEPELITIDRCGVYWRRES, encoded by the coding sequence GTGACAGACCTCCCGCCAACGGGGGCGCACCACGACGGCCCGGTCCAGCTCTACCTGGATCTACTCAAGCGTTGCGTGACGAACGTGATCTACCAGGACCCGCCGATCTCTCCACCGTGGGTGCCGCAGACACCGTTCGATCTCGAGGCCCGTGTCGACGGGCTCGACTGCCCGAGCCAGGCGCACACGATGGTCGGCTTCGCCCGGCTCGACAATCTGCGCGAGCTCACCGAGCGGGTGCTGCGCGATGGCGTACCCGGGGATTTCCTCGAAGCCGGAGTCGGCCGCGGCGGTGCCATGATCTTCCTGCGCGGTGTGCTCAAGGCGTACGGCGTCGCGGACCGCCGGGTGTGGCTGGCCGACTCCTTCCAGGGCTTCCCGGAACCTCCCGCCGAAGCCCGGTACCAGCTGCGCGACGTGTACCCCGAGCTGGCCGGCGAGGCCGACGAGGGACGCCGGCAGGCCGCCGAGGCGATGAAGGCGCTGTTCCTCCGAGGCGGTTCAGCCGACGACGTACGGGAGAACTTCCGCCGGTACGACCTGCTCGACGAGCAGGTCCGACTGCTACCTGGATGGCTCGCCGACACGCTGCCGACCGCAGCGGTGCAACGACTGGCGATCCTGCGGGTCGACAACGACCTGTACGACTCCACGTACCTGACCCTGGAACACCTGTATCCCCGGGTCTCGCCCGGCGGGTACGTCGTCGTGGACGACTACCACTTCCTGGACGAGTGCCGGCAGGCCGTGCACGACTATCTCAAGGCCACCGGCGAGCCGGAGCCGGAACTGATCACCATCGACCGGTGCGGCGTGTACTGGCGTAGGGAGTCCTGA
- a CDS encoding cytochrome P450 codes for MLTDERFSRRPVRARAVDGQAGGSPEGRARPAAPAFDFGLSIADPADHARWRRHVNQVFNVRQAEAMRPQVAQLVEELLDELARTPPPVDLMERFAFRLPLRVLYALFEVPDDIRPAFEEWAASLLDSGASMAAFGAVMSRLHRAAVELLGVRRARPGDGPLSQLIRQPGELTDDELVSTVLLLAVAGYETVATQLGNGLLALFQHPAELARLRSGEVALDDAVEEILRYAQASTGFAGMMYATCDVTVAGVVVPAGAAVLVSIDSAGRDELRLTAPESFDLCRGSVGSHLVFGAGAHFCLGAPLARVELQESIGRLFGRFPALALVTPVADVAIASNRFNRRPARLEVRLRPHD; via the coding sequence GTGCTGACCGACGAACGGTTCAGCCGGCGGCCGGTGCGTGCCCGGGCCGTCGACGGCCAGGCTGGTGGGTCCCCCGAAGGCCGTGCCCGGCCCGCCGCACCCGCCTTCGACTTCGGGCTGTCGATCGCCGATCCGGCGGACCACGCCCGCTGGCGCCGGCACGTCAACCAGGTGTTCAACGTCCGGCAGGCCGAAGCCATGCGACCCCAGGTCGCACAGCTCGTCGAGGAACTGCTCGACGAGCTGGCCAGGACCCCGCCGCCGGTGGACCTGATGGAGCGCTTCGCCTTCCGCCTGCCGCTGCGGGTGTTGTACGCGCTGTTCGAGGTGCCCGACGACATCCGTCCCGCCTTCGAGGAGTGGGCGGCGTCTCTGCTGGACAGCGGTGCGTCGATGGCGGCCTTCGGTGCTGTGATGTCCCGCCTGCACCGCGCCGCCGTCGAGCTGCTCGGCGTCCGCCGGGCCCGGCCCGGCGACGGTCCACTGTCCCAGTTGATCCGACAGCCGGGTGAACTCACCGACGACGAGCTGGTCTCCACGGTGCTTCTGCTGGCGGTCGCCGGTTACGAGACCGTGGCGACCCAGCTCGGCAACGGGCTGCTGGCGCTGTTCCAGCACCCCGCCGAGCTGGCCCGGTTGCGGTCGGGTGAGGTGGCGCTCGACGATGCCGTCGAGGAGATTCTCCGGTACGCCCAAGCCAGTACCGGCTTTGCCGGCATGATGTACGCCACCTGCGACGTCACCGTCGCCGGCGTCGTGGTCCCGGCGGGCGCGGCGGTGCTGGTGTCGATCGACTCGGCAGGCCGCGACGAGCTGCGGCTGACGGCCCCCGAGTCGTTCGACCTCTGCCGTGGGTCGGTCGGCAGCCACCTCGTGTTCGGCGCCGGTGCCCACTTCTGCCTGGGCGCGCCGCTGGCCCGGGTCGAGCTGCAGGAGTCCATCGGCCGGCTATTCGGCCGGTTTCCCGCACTCGCGCTGGTCACTCCGGTGGCGGACGTGGCCATCGCCAGCAATCGGTTCAACCGCAGGCCCGCCCGACTCGAGGTGCGGCTACGGCCTCACGACTGA
- a CDS encoding radical SAM protein, whose protein sequence is MRTATAADNQLGLPSSTADRRVLLLYVHVPFCHSRCTFCDWVQAIPNKDLLRKPGDSVRERYIDALCREIGERGAELAETDALSYVIYWGGGTASSLDNDEATRVMTALRNAFDLSTVAEATIECSPDTVDAERLAFFRKLGFNRVSSGVQSFDDDRLRRLGRRHSADQAIRLTHAAREVGFDDVSIDIMSGFPDQRLDELRYTVDKALQLPINHLSLYSFRPTPGTFMRRRMDPEEKRGYLRDQKHLFTQARRLITAAGLSEYASGYFGKVSPFAAMYFQLRADTVGFGSGAISLVDQRFLAHRKGLLHSYVDAPTSFDIAVPASQDRVLISFLQAGLAMFDGILRDEWLVSTGTDLDEVLTRPAIAPLTDFLRGRGLICDERGIRLPVRNVGVTLIELAFEMAMSQPELA, encoded by the coding sequence ATGAGGACCGCCACCGCCGCCGACAACCAGCTCGGCCTTCCCAGCAGCACTGCGGACAGGCGCGTCCTGCTGCTGTATGTGCACGTACCGTTCTGTCACTCACGCTGCACGTTCTGCGACTGGGTGCAGGCGATCCCCAACAAGGACCTCCTCCGCAAGCCCGGCGACTCCGTCCGTGAGAGGTACATCGACGCGCTCTGCCGGGAGATCGGCGAGCGCGGTGCCGAGCTGGCCGAGACCGACGCCCTGTCGTACGTGATCTACTGGGGTGGCGGCACCGCCAGCAGCCTCGACAACGACGAGGCCACCCGCGTCATGACAGCCCTACGGAACGCGTTCGATCTCAGCACCGTCGCCGAGGCCACGATCGAGTGCAGTCCCGACACCGTCGACGCGGAGAGGCTGGCCTTCTTCCGGAAACTCGGCTTCAACCGGGTGTCCAGCGGTGTGCAGTCGTTCGACGACGATCGACTGCGGCGGCTGGGCCGCCGGCACAGCGCCGACCAGGCCATCCGGCTCACCCACGCCGCCCGCGAGGTGGGGTTCGACGACGTGTCGATCGACATCATGTCCGGGTTTCCGGATCAGCGACTCGACGAGCTGCGGTACACGGTCGACAAGGCGCTGCAACTGCCGATCAACCATCTGTCCCTCTACTCGTTCCGCCCCACACCTGGCACGTTCATGCGACGTCGGATGGACCCCGAGGAGAAGCGCGGCTACCTCCGCGACCAGAAGCACCTGTTCACCCAGGCCCGCCGGCTCATCACCGCCGCCGGGCTGAGCGAATACGCGTCCGGCTACTTCGGGAAGGTGTCGCCGTTCGCGGCGATGTACTTCCAGCTGCGGGCCGATACGGTCGGCTTCGGCTCCGGGGCGATATCCCTGGTGGATCAGCGGTTCCTGGCGCATCGCAAGGGCCTGCTGCACAGCTACGTCGACGCCCCCACCAGCTTCGACATCGCGGTCCCGGCCAGCCAGGACCGGGTCCTGATCTCGTTCCTTCAGGCCGGCCTGGCGATGTTCGACGGCATCCTGCGCGACGAATGGCTCGTCTCCACCGGCACGGACCTCGACGAGGTACTCACTCGTCCAGCCATCGCGCCGCTGACCGACTTCCTGCGGGGACGGGGTCTCATCTGCGACGAACGTGGCATCCGGTTGCCGGTACGCAACGTGGGAGTGACGCTCATCGAGCTCGCCTTCGAGATGGCGATGTCCCAGCCGGAGTTGGCGTGA